A single window of Desulfovibrio sp. G11 DNA harbors:
- a CDS encoding TetR/AcrR family transcriptional regulator: protein MNKSKKEALLQAAKDLFGECGYVETTFKKISDRAGVALGLLTHHYGNKEKLFLASGLDVLEHFLQKLRQATADADSGFDGVMRFCKAYLDFSIDKDSNWLVLVRCSPYSDMKTKTDRDTMDSMFSQVHQELEKVISRGIEDGSLVTVDSKSTAQVIISLMVGANRTRVLTPYAAPTLYKDVLDFVARSIKA from the coding sequence ATGAATAAAAGCAAAAAAGAAGCGTTGCTCCAAGCGGCCAAGGATCTGTTTGGCGAGTGTGGCTATGTAGAAACCACTTTCAAAAAGATTTCCGACAGGGCAGGGGTCGCGCTAGGCCTGCTGACCCACCATTACGGCAACAAGGAAAAGCTTTTTCTGGCATCCGGCCTTGATGTGTTGGAGCATTTTCTGCAAAAGCTGCGTCAGGCCACTGCCGATGCCGATTCGGGCTTTGACGGCGTCATGCGTTTTTGCAAGGCATATCTTGATTTTTCCATTGACAAGGATTCCAACTGGCTGGTGCTTGTACGATGTTCGCCGTACAGCGACATGAAAACCAAGACAGACCGTGACACTATGGATTCCATGTTTTCACAGGTGCATCAGGAGCTGGAAAAAGTCATTTCCCGCGGCATCGAAGACGGCAGTCTGGTTACGGTGGACAGCAAGTCCACAGCTCAGGTGATTATTTCACTTATGGTAGGCGCCAACCGCACACGGGTTCTCACTCCGTATGCCGCGCCGACATTGTACAAAGATGTACTGGATTTTGTAGCCCGTTCCATAAAGGCCTGA
- a CDS encoding Lon protease family protein, with protein MSKISPLPESRLHAAMDPARIPWDDSHAIPPLRNGRKNPFQPRAMQALDLALQIKARGYHIYLSGEADLGRTRMLLDYLRPQARKAPTPPDLVYVHNFQDPDHPLLFSLPAGLGKKFRQHMVEMVDAVVKELPRRFEASTYLKRRAKLVDKFQTARMGLLRKMNSVAVDKGFNLDMDENGGLTLYPLVEGKRLNEEEFDNLDSTIRLKLKSRGDNLVQSMAGLMRQLNKAEESFQDDERGLEREAMGQVLDALFTPLEQRLLKACPGNELAAYFTAMREDMLKNTEAFLHRDGVPPSLTGDSHGGPSADMVLYRYAVNVLVDNSKQEGAPIVVDDHPTAVNLLGCIERESEMGALVTDFTLIRAGSLHKANGGFLVLHVEDLLQHPTAWEGLLRALRSDQARIEDTGEAPDTAIRTKGLSPDPLPLDLKVVLVGGEELYEGLLVNDDRFPKLFRIKAHMADETERNAANIRHYLGHIAHIIRGCELPPFDRTALAWLVDLGSHLCEDQRRLSLKFPLLRELMIEASALAHIKGAAAVSAPVMEETHAARIYRANLVEEVFMEEYDRELIKVRTSGTAVGQVNGLSVTWHGNFEFGLPHCISCTVGVGHEGIIDLEREAELGGPIHTKAMMIIKSYLTDLFARKKPLVLSGSLYFEQSYAGIEGDSASGAELVALLSALADVPVRLDLAFTGAVSHAGQIMAVGGVTRKVEGFYKVCARHGLTGTQGVIIPYDNADHLMLSPDVLRAVENKQFSIYAVRRIEEALLLLTGLAAGRRLKNGGFSRGSLYDLVDKRLEQLGDYAQNAFRRSKRS; from the coding sequence ATGTCCAAAATCTCTCCCCTGCCCGAATCCAGACTGCATGCTGCCATGGACCCAGCCCGCATCCCCTGGGATGACAGCCATGCCATCCCTCCGCTGCGCAACGGGCGCAAAAATCCCTTCCAGCCCCGTGCCATGCAGGCGCTGGACCTTGCCCTGCAGATCAAGGCCCGCGGCTATCATATCTACCTTTCCGGCGAGGCTGATCTGGGCCGCACCCGTATGCTTCTTGACTATTTGCGCCCGCAGGCCCGTAAAGCTCCCACCCCGCCGGACCTTGTCTACGTGCATAACTTTCAGGATCCGGACCACCCCCTGCTTTTTTCCCTGCCTGCGGGCCTGGGGAAAAAATTCAGGCAACACATGGTGGAGATGGTGGATGCCGTCGTCAAGGAGCTGCCCCGCAGGTTTGAGGCCAGCACGTACCTGAAGCGCCGGGCCAAGCTCGTGGACAAATTCCAGACAGCCCGCATGGGCCTGCTGCGCAAAATGAACTCGGTAGCTGTGGACAAGGGCTTCAACCTGGATATGGATGAAAACGGGGGACTTACGCTCTACCCCCTTGTCGAGGGTAAAAGGCTCAATGAAGAAGAGTTTGACAACCTGGACAGCACCATCCGCCTCAAGCTGAAAAGCCGCGGTGACAACCTGGTGCAGTCCATGGCCGGCCTTATGCGCCAGCTGAACAAGGCTGAAGAAAGCTTTCAGGATGACGAGCGCGGCCTTGAACGCGAAGCCATGGGACAAGTGCTCGATGCCCTGTTTACCCCACTTGAACAGCGCCTGCTCAAGGCATGCCCTGGTAATGAGCTGGCCGCCTACTTTACGGCCATGCGCGAAGACATGCTGAAAAATACCGAGGCGTTTCTGCACAGGGACGGCGTACCGCCCTCCCTTACCGGAGATTCGCACGGCGGCCCCAGCGCAGACATGGTCCTGTATCGCTACGCCGTAAACGTGCTGGTGGATAACAGCAAGCAGGAAGGCGCTCCCATTGTGGTCGATGACCATCCCACGGCCGTGAACCTTCTGGGCTGTATTGAACGCGAATCAGAAATGGGCGCGCTTGTCACGGACTTCACCCTGATCCGTGCAGGGAGCCTGCACAAGGCCAATGGCGGCTTTCTGGTACTGCACGTCGAAGACCTTTTGCAGCATCCCACAGCCTGGGAAGGACTCTTACGTGCCCTGCGCTCTGATCAGGCGCGCATTGAAGATACCGGCGAAGCACCGGACACCGCCATCCGGACCAAGGGGCTCAGCCCCGACCCTCTGCCCCTTGACCTCAAGGTTGTGCTCGTGGGCGGCGAAGAACTGTATGAAGGGCTGCTCGTCAATGACGACCGCTTTCCAAAGCTTTTTCGCATCAAGGCGCACATGGCGGATGAAACAGAGCGTAATGCGGCAAACATCCGTCATTATCTCGGCCATATCGCGCACATCATACGGGGTTGCGAGCTTCCCCCCTTTGATCGCACGGCCCTGGCATGGCTCGTGGATCTGGGGTCACACCTTTGCGAAGATCAACGCCGCCTTTCGCTCAAGTTTCCCCTGTTGCGCGAATTGATGATAGAGGCCTCTGCTCTGGCGCACATAAAGGGGGCCGCTGCTGTCAGCGCGCCCGTCATGGAAGAAACCCATGCCGCGCGCATTTATCGAGCCAATCTTGTGGAAGAAGTTTTCATGGAAGAATACGACCGCGAGCTCATCAAGGTGCGCACGTCCGGCACAGCCGTGGGCCAGGTCAACGGCCTTTCAGTAACCTGGCATGGAAACTTTGAGTTCGGCCTGCCCCACTGCATTTCATGTACTGTAGGCGTGGGACACGAAGGTATTATCGACCTTGAGCGTGAGGCGGAGCTTGGCGGGCCCATTCACACCAAGGCCATGATGATCATAAAAAGCTACCTCACCGACCTTTTTGCCCGCAAAAAACCTCTTGTTCTTTCCGGCTCTCTGTATTTTGAGCAGAGCTATGCGGGAATTGAAGGCGATTCCGCCTCGGGCGCGGAACTGGTGGCCCTGCTTTCGGCTCTGGCCGATGTTCCCGTACGGCTTGATCTGGCTTTTACGGGTGCAGTCAGCCATGCGGGCCAGATCATGGCTGTGGGCGGCGTCACACGCAAGGTGGAGGGCTTTTATAAAGTCTGTGCCAGACACGGTCTGACCGGCACCCAGGGAGTCATCATTCCCTACGATAATGCAGACCACCTCATGCTCTCACCCGATGTTCTCCGGGCAGTGGAAAACAAACAGTTCAGCATTTACGCAGTGCGTCGCATTGAAGAGGCCCTGCTGTTACTTACCGGCCTTGCCGCAGGTCGCAGACTGAAAAATGGTGGTTTTTCACGCGGCAGCCTGTATGACCTCGTAGACAAAAGACTTGAACAACTGGGCGATTACGCACAAAATGCGTTCAGGAGAAGCAAACGCAGCTGA
- the hemC gene encoding hydroxymethylbilane synthase, which translates to MRNTLTIATRGSRLALWQAEHVKSCLQAIRPGLEIRLNVIKTKGDIILDVPLAKVGGKGLFVKEIEEALLNGEADLAVHSMKDVPMELPEGLILGCVPPREDPTDCLLSHKYDSVAALPPNACVGTSSLRRQSQLLAQRPDLRIESLRGNVDTRLRKLQEGMYDAIILASAGLKRLGLSAPHMHALDPHTFLPAVGQGALGIECRENDYELFTLLAEMEDSATRVCVEAERGFLAGLEGGCQVPIAGHARLLDDDTLLLEGLVAEVDGSRILRCSKDGHTSQARRWGLELAGEILEQGGKGILEKLYRQS; encoded by the coding sequence ATGCGTAATACCCTTACCATTGCTACACGCGGCAGCCGTCTGGCCCTTTGGCAGGCCGAACACGTCAAAAGCTGCCTCCAGGCCATCAGGCCCGGTCTCGAGATCCGCCTTAATGTCATAAAAACAAAGGGGGACATCATTCTTGATGTTCCACTGGCAAAGGTCGGCGGCAAGGGACTCTTTGTTAAGGAAATTGAAGAAGCCCTGCTCAACGGCGAGGCGGACCTGGCCGTTCACAGCATGAAAGACGTACCCATGGAGCTGCCTGAAGGGCTGATTCTCGGCTGCGTACCTCCGCGTGAAGATCCTACAGACTGTCTGCTTTCGCACAAATATGATTCTGTAGCGGCCCTGCCCCCCAACGCCTGCGTGGGGACGAGCAGCCTGCGCCGTCAGTCCCAGTTGCTGGCCCAGCGGCCGGACCTTCGCATTGAAAGCCTGCGCGGCAATGTGGATACGCGCCTGCGCAAACTGCAGGAAGGCATGTATGACGCCATCATCCTTGCCTCTGCGGGCCTGAAACGGCTGGGGCTTTCCGCGCCGCACATGCACGCTCTTGACCCACATACTTTTTTGCCCGCAGTGGGCCAGGGAGCGCTGGGCATTGAGTGCCGCGAAAACGATTATGAACTTTTCACCCTGCTGGCCGAGATGGAAGACAGCGCTACCCGTGTATGCGTTGAGGCCGAACGCGGTTTTCTGGCCGGGCTTGAAGGCGGCTGCCAGGTTCCCATTGCCGGCCACGCCCGCCTGCTGGACGATGACACCCTCCTCCTCGAAGGTCTGGTGGCCGAAGTTGACGGCAGCCGCATTTTGCGTTGCAGCAAGGACGGGCACACCTCTCAGGCGCGCCGGTGGGGCCTTGAACTTGCCGGGGAAATTCTTGAGCAGGGCGGCAAAGGCATTCTCGAAAAACTTTATCGACAGTCATAG
- a CDS encoding FmdB family zinc ribbon protein, with protein sequence MPIYEYSCEKCSRDFEELVFDDTSPACPHCGSHATHKLMSCCARHGGGSHPGDYAPTSGGGSGCAGCSGGNCASCGH encoded by the coding sequence ATGCCCATCTATGAGTACAGTTGCGAAAAATGCAGCCGGGATTTCGAAGAACTGGTTTTTGACGATACTTCTCCGGCCTGCCCGCATTGCGGCTCTCACGCAACCCATAAGCTCATGTCCTGCTGCGCCCGCCACGGCGGCGGCTCTCACCCTGGCGACTACGCGCCCACGTCCGGCGGCGGAAGCGGCTGCGCCGGGTGCTCCGGCGGCAACTGCGCGAGCTGCGGTCATTAG
- a CDS encoding D-sedoheptulose 7-phosphate isomerase, translating to MNDSALDIITAHARDGARLRETFFAEQAPMLRETALRIAACLARGGKILLCGNGGSAADAQHLAAEFVNRFLVDRPALPALALTTDTSALTAIANDMDFSQVFSRQVEALGRKGDILVGISTSGNSPNVLAALEAARRIGMLTLGFTGRGGGRMAALCHMLVDVANPSTPLIQEIHITAGHLLCQLTDYYLFENVAALAPYLHADTVNED from the coding sequence ATGAACGACAGCGCTCTTGACATCATAACCGCCCATGCGCGTGACGGCGCCCGGCTGAGGGAAACTTTTTTTGCGGAACAAGCGCCAATGTTGCGGGAAACAGCCCTGCGCATTGCAGCCTGTCTTGCTCGGGGCGGAAAAATCCTGCTCTGCGGCAATGGCGGCAGCGCAGCAGATGCACAGCACCTTGCGGCGGAGTTTGTGAACCGCTTTCTTGTGGACAGGCCTGCCCTGCCGGCTCTGGCCCTTACCACCGACACCTCGGCCCTTACCGCCATTGCCAATGATATGGACTTCAGCCAGGTATTTTCACGCCAGGTGGAGGCACTGGGCCGCAAGGGAGACATTCTTGTAGGCATATCCACCTCCGGCAACAGCCCCAATGTGCTGGCCGCCCTTGAGGCTGCCCGCCGGATAGGCATGCTTACGCTGGGCTTTACGGGCAGGGGCGGAGGCCGTATGGCCGCGCTCTGCCACATGCTCGTGGACGTGGCAAATCCGAGCACTCCCCTTATACAGGAAATTCACATTACTGCCGGACATTTACTGTGCCAGCTGACTGATTATTACCTTTTTGAGAATGTGGCGGCACTTGCGCCCTATTTGCACGCAGACACCGTAAACGAGGATTGA
- a CDS encoding NAD(+)/NADH kinase translates to MQNQLKRHILLVCKARHERAAQLGEEIRAWLEERGHKAHLVEAGLDSSLYTDALDFVVVLGGDGTMLGVARRLVGSDVPVLGINFGRVGFLTDAQPENWREKLAECLDGHEPVRSCMALSWSLVRDGEEIQGGAAVNDVVVSRGSLSRLVCLDIWVDGQRMGSLRSDGIILCTPVGSSGYSVSAGGPLLYPAMDAIGFTPVCPFLNTISPMVFPGSTDIELQILRGSTDCYLTVDGQEGHKLKKDDLVRISGLPAAVRFMGEGTCFFERLRSRGFVLQGSVGNCTGEML, encoded by the coding sequence ATGCAAAATCAACTCAAGCGCCACATTCTACTGGTCTGCAAGGCCCGCCACGAACGCGCCGCTCAACTGGGTGAAGAAATTCGCGCGTGGCTTGAAGAGCGTGGTCACAAAGCACATCTTGTAGAGGCCGGGCTGGACTCTTCCCTTTACACGGATGCCCTTGACTTTGTTGTGGTGCTTGGCGGTGACGGCACCATGCTCGGGGTCGCCCGGCGCCTTGTGGGCAGTGATGTGCCGGTGCTGGGTATCAACTTCGGGCGTGTCGGTTTTCTTACAGATGCCCAGCCGGAAAACTGGCGCGAAAAGCTTGCCGAATGTCTGGATGGACACGAGCCGGTTCGCTCCTGTATGGCACTTAGCTGGTCGCTTGTACGCGACGGCGAAGAAATTCAGGGCGGGGCGGCGGTTAATGACGTGGTTGTCAGCCGGGGTTCCCTGTCCAGGCTGGTCTGCCTTGATATATGGGTTGACGGGCAACGCATGGGGTCGTTGCGCAGCGACGGCATCATATTGTGTACGCCTGTGGGCAGTTCGGGCTACAGCGTATCCGCTGGCGGCCCGCTTCTTTATCCTGCTATGGATGCCATCGGCTTCACGCCTGTGTGCCCTTTTTTGAATACTATTTCCCCCATGGTATTTCCCGGATCGACAGACATAGAGCTTCAGATATTGCGCGGCTCTACGGACTGCTATCTTACGGTGGACGGGCAGGAAGGGCATAAACTGAAAAAAGACGACCTTGTGCGTATTTCCGGCCTGCCTGCGGCAGTGCGTTTTATGGGAGAAGGCACATGCTTTTTTGAGCGCCTGCGCAGCCGAGGTTTTGTCTTGCAGGGATCTGTGGGGAACTGTACGGGGGAAATGCTGTGA
- a CDS encoding ARMT1-like domain-containing protein has product MNKALAPAKVCDIRLGQNVRFDAWLYSMLMDNNLAYRMNPDIIASPEQMAFMVHMDQDQVYLPCSDATFSMLCAGTPSAELRNQYNRSWRIIARLVRSFVPDKAQQRRILQFCRYRFSQYIAQHTLIPSRLVKRMTSLVLAQGHMTDDPWEERRRESTGSQQEMLALPEIHENLEAMPGGSMPKGISIARRSMDYVEMARLLCLSAMSRDWLEKKPSGGEVRRAMEEAQTDCESLRLYFEANAGRSGTVLFLCDADGGVLFDLVMAQSLIRMGHRVIFAVKSGFYFFAPTLDDVETDPSLRPWLRGGIVLRQNKLSKNELLRHLREHRLVVIGDGTRERLNLYRVSVTFSRAWKEADLVLGKGWRAADVLLGTSQEFTRDIVCYWRDSNGFHIKLRKHARGARKFSEDAIAAQAETIIAGMREAKSHGRTIMFYSCVIGSIPGETSTAISLVHAFVDNLRKKMDNILIINPAEHFIEGMDGDDLMYMWERVQRSGLIDVWRFQTVEDIEESFALLGRKVPPQWSGKDSTYSTGCTKEMRIALDVQSKNREMQLIGPEPRLFFRRGEYGVGKYFDASIPHQS; this is encoded by the coding sequence GTGAACAAGGCTCTTGCGCCTGCAAAGGTGTGCGATATCCGTCTGGGACAAAATGTTCGTTTTGATGCATGGCTGTACAGCATGCTCATGGATAACAATCTTGCGTACCGCATGAATCCCGATATTATCGCAAGCCCGGAGCAGATGGCTTTTATGGTGCACATGGATCAGGATCAGGTGTACTTGCCCTGTTCGGACGCCACTTTTTCAATGCTCTGCGCCGGAACCCCTTCAGCCGAACTGCGCAATCAGTATAACCGCTCGTGGCGCATTATCGCGCGGCTGGTACGCTCGTTTGTTCCCGACAAGGCGCAGCAGCGGCGCATTTTGCAGTTTTGCCGTTACCGTTTTTCACAGTATATCGCGCAACATACCCTGATTCCGTCACGCCTGGTCAAGCGGATGACCAGCCTTGTGCTTGCCCAGGGGCATATGACAGACGACCCGTGGGAAGAGCGCCGTCGCGAATCAACCGGCAGCCAGCAGGAAATGCTGGCATTGCCCGAAATTCACGAGAATCTTGAAGCCATGCCGGGCGGATCGATGCCCAAAGGAATATCCATCGCCCGCCGCAGTATGGATTATGTGGAGATGGCGCGGCTGCTCTGCCTTTCGGCCATGTCCCGTGACTGGCTTGAAAAAAAACCTTCTGGCGGGGAAGTGCGCAGGGCTATGGAAGAAGCCCAGACAGACTGTGAAAGCCTGCGCCTGTATTTTGAGGCCAATGCCGGACGTTCGGGTACAGTGCTGTTTTTATGCGATGCTGACGGCGGCGTGCTGTTCGACCTTGTTATGGCACAAAGCCTTATCCGCATGGGGCACAGGGTCATTTTCGCGGTGAAGTCCGGGTTTTATTTTTTTGCGCCTACGCTTGATGATGTGGAAACAGATCCTTCGCTCAGGCCCTGGCTGCGTGGCGGCATAGTGTTGCGGCAAAACAAGCTGAGCAAAAACGAGCTGCTGCGGCATCTGCGTGAGCATCGGCTTGTGGTAATCGGCGATGGTACACGCGAAAGGCTTAACCTGTATCGTGTGTCGGTCACGTTTTCACGAGCCTGGAAAGAGGCGGATCTGGTCCTCGGCAAGGGCTGGCGCGCGGCGGATGTGCTGCTGGGCACCAGTCAGGAGTTTACACGCGATATTGTCTGTTACTGGCGTGACAGCAACGGCTTTCATATCAAATTGCGCAAGCACGCCCGGGGGGCGCGCAAATTCAGCGAAGACGCCATTGCGGCCCAGGCAGAAACCATCATCGCGGGCATGCGCGAAGCCAAGAGCCACGGGCGAACCATCATGTTCTACAGTTGCGTTATCGGTAGCATACCCGGTGAAACGTCAACGGCCATCAGCCTTGTGCATGCTTTTGTAGACAATCTGCGTAAAAAAATGGATAATATTCTGATTATCAACCCCGCCGAGCATTTTATCGAAGGTATGGACGGGGATGACCTCATGTATATGTGGGAACGCGTGCAACGCAGCGGCCTCATAGATGTGTGGCGTTTTCAGACAGTTGAAGATATTGAGGAAAGCTTTGCCCTGTTGGGGCGAAAGGTGCCTCCGCAATGGTCTGGAAAAGATTCCACCTATTCGACGGGCTGCACTAAAGAAATGCGCATCGCACTTGATGTACAGAGCAAAAACCGTGAAATGCAGCTCATTGGGCCTGAACCCAGACTTTTCTTCCGCCGGGGAGAATACGGGGTGGGCAAGTATTTTGACGCGAGCATTCCTCATCAGAGCTGA
- the gatB gene encoding Asp-tRNA(Asn)/Glu-tRNA(Gln) amidotransferase subunit GatB, whose product MAVYEAVIGLEVHVQLATASKLFCSCPTTFGQPPNSNVCEVCSGMPGSLPVPNGQAIHFATLVGLATGCTINPRSIFARKNYFYPDLPAGYQISQFELPICEHGHLDIEVDGVCKRVGITRIHMENDAGKNIHAQGENISYVDLNRAGTPLVEIVSDPDMRSAAEAVAYLKDLYAIVTYLGVCDGNMEEGSFRCDANVSLRPVGAKEFGTRTELKNLNSFRNVQRAIECEMARQQDLLDDGEKVVQETRLYDAVKNITASMRSKEEAHDYRYFPDPDILPIEISDSDMERWKAELPELPKARAARFVEMTGLPAAEVEVLVQSRGLADFFESAAGLSDARKAANFMLGPLLRECNSRGVNAADPAAWNMKPEALAELVRIVDQGLISSKIANDIFGDLFETGVMPERYVKEKGLVQISDSSALEEAVDAVIAANPAEVEAYRGGKTKLISFFVGQIMRATKGKANPALVNELLAKKLS is encoded by the coding sequence ATGGCCGTTTATGAAGCCGTTATCGGCCTGGAAGTGCATGTGCAACTGGCCACGGCCTCCAAACTGTTCTGTTCCTGCCCGACAACCTTCGGCCAGCCTCCGAACTCCAATGTGTGCGAAGTATGCTCCGGCATGCCCGGATCGTTGCCCGTGCCTAACGGACAGGCCATACATTTCGCCACGCTGGTGGGCCTTGCTACAGGCTGCACCATCAATCCGCGCTCCATTTTCGCGCGTAAAAACTATTTTTATCCGGACCTGCCCGCAGGGTATCAGATATCGCAGTTTGAACTGCCCATCTGCGAGCACGGGCACCTGGACATTGAAGTAGATGGCGTCTGCAAAAGAGTGGGCATTACCCGCATTCATATGGAAAACGACGCGGGCAAAAACATACACGCTCAGGGAGAGAACATCAGCTACGTGGACCTGAACAGGGCCGGTACGCCGCTGGTGGAAATAGTCTCCGACCCTGATATGCGCTCTGCGGCTGAAGCTGTCGCCTACCTCAAGGACCTGTATGCCATTGTTACCTATCTTGGCGTGTGCGACGGCAACATGGAAGAAGGCAGCTTTCGCTGTGATGCCAACGTCTCTTTGCGGCCCGTGGGGGCGAAGGAATTCGGCACCCGTACGGAACTGAAAAATCTTAATTCGTTCCGTAACGTGCAGCGCGCTATTGAATGCGAAATGGCGCGCCAGCAAGACCTTCTGGATGACGGCGAAAAAGTCGTACAGGAAACACGCCTTTACGATGCGGTAAAAAATATTACTGCCTCCATGCGCAGCAAGGAAGAGGCACATGACTACCGTTACTTCCCTGACCCGGACATCCTGCCCATAGAGATTTCTGATTCGGACATGGAACGCTGGAAAGCAGAACTGCCCGAACTGCCCAAGGCCAGGGCCGCGCGGTTTGTGGAGATGACAGGCTTGCCCGCTGCGGAAGTTGAAGTGCTGGTGCAAAGCCGTGGTCTGGCGGATTTTTTTGAATCCGCCGCCGGTCTTTCTGATGCCCGCAAAGCGGCAAACTTCATGCTTGGCCCATTGCTGCGCGAATGTAACAGCCGGGGCGTCAACGCGGCGGATCCGGCCGCATGGAACATGAAGCCCGAAGCGCTGGCAGAACTGGTGCGCATTGTGGACCAGGGGCTGATCAGCTCCAAAATTGCCAATGATATTTTTGGCGACCTGTTTGAAACAGGCGTCATGCCCGAAAGGTATGTGAAAGAAAAAGGGCTTGTGCAGATATCCGACTCTTCGGCGTTGGAAGAAGCCGTGGACGCGGTTATTGCGGCCAATCCCGCCGAGGTGGAAGCATACAGAGGCGGCAAAACCAAACTCATCAGTTTTTTTGTGGGTCAGATCATGCGCGCCACCAAGGGCAAGGCCAATCCGGCCCTGGTGAACGAGTTACTGGCAAAAAAACTGTCGTAG
- a CDS encoding menaquinone biosynthetic enzyme MqnA/MqnD family protein: MTSVTPQPVLRMGRIGYLNVLPIYHPLEAGLLPHDFELVSGPPALLNNMMARGELHVSSTSCFEYACRPERYYLVEDLSIGSRGPVMSVLLLSRVPLDQLNGAEILISGETHTSVALLRLLMRDRYKLDVSYTTGQVTPAVRSSDPPTAFLAIGDEALRLRNHPDYPYRLDLAEAWRDWTGLPFIFGLWVVSRAAADAGLFTSDPGELLRQGRSWSFANIDVILDLTAHGCPLNRDELAFYYSKGLVYSLGEEEQRGLMLFYEKLAAAGIIPSAPPLEFFRL, translated from the coding sequence ATGACCAGTGTCACGCCGCAGCCTGTGCTGCGCATGGGCCGCATAGGCTATCTCAATGTGCTGCCCATCTATCATCCCCTGGAAGCGGGCCTGTTGCCCCACGATTTTGAACTGGTATCCGGGCCGCCAGCCCTGCTCAACAACATGATGGCTCGCGGCGAACTGCATGTTTCGTCCACATCCTGCTTTGAATACGCCTGCCGCCCCGAACGCTACTATCTGGTGGAAGACCTTTCCATTGGCTCACGCGGGCCAGTCATGAGCGTGCTGCTGCTCTCCCGCGTGCCTTTAGACCAGCTGAACGGTGCAGAAATCCTCATCAGCGGAGAAACGCATACTTCTGTGGCCCTGCTGCGGCTGCTCATGCGCGACCGCTACAAGCTTGATGTGAGCTATACCACAGGACAGGTCACCCCTGCCGTGCGCAGCAGTGATCCGCCCACTGCTTTTCTGGCCATTGGGGACGAGGCCTTGCGGTTGCGCAACCATCCGGACTATCCCTATCGCCTTGACCTGGCCGAAGCATGGCGTGACTGGACAGGTCTGCCTTTTATTTTCGGCCTGTGGGTGGTAAGCCGCGCAGCGGCAGATGCAGGGCTGTTTACCAGCGATCCGGGCGAACTGCTGCGGCAGGGACGAAGCTGGAGCTTTGCCAATATAGATGTGATTCTTGACCTGACAGCCCACGGCTGCCCGCTGAACCGGGACGAACTGGCCTTTTACTACAGCAAGGGACTTGTCTACAGCCTGGGCGAAGAAGAACAACGCGGCCTTATGCTCTTTTATGAAAAACTGGCTGCCGCCGGGATAATTCCCTCTGCACCGCCGCTGGAGTTTTTCAGGCTATAG